A DNA window from Seriola aureovittata isolate HTS-2021-v1 ecotype China chromosome 8, ASM2101889v1, whole genome shotgun sequence contains the following coding sequences:
- the trmt12 gene encoding tRNA wybutosine-synthesizing protein 2 homolog: MDGVPCLRVSQCHAQQFRRCLQLSGALDLTLCLLKNSDGTVLLPILPSCLSQLDLHSLRSRVASGSACEIVWSQSTLQSKRERGKTGGGKLEKILQELTESHGERWTQEMKRDLPRSFQRHGDLVLLGGGSFSLPLWKKMDQQLWSAVAKGLAAKRLAKMSRISKDGFRSPVVTMLLGEHSWVKHVDNGIRYEFDVTKCMFSAGNITEKLRVAGFDCRGETVVDLYAGIGYFTLPYLVHAGASHVHACEWNPDAVEALQKNLEANGVSDRCTIHHGDNRQLQLCDIADRVNLGLIPSSEDGWPVACRLLKRTTGGILHIHQNVTSPLANTAAIPSINDATQRVSGKKADREVWQAWADDTANRITCLLRDITGALWKTNIQHIEHVKSYAPRVHHVVLDLDCRPS, encoded by the exons atggACGGTGTACCTTGCCTTCGTGTGTCTCAGTGTCACGCGCAGCAGTTCAG GAGATGTCTGCAGCTCAGCGGAGCTCTTGACTTGACTTTGTGTCTGCTGAAAAACTCAGATGGGACAGTCCTCTTGCCCATTTTACCATCCTGTCTGTCACAACTTGATCTGCACTCTCTCAGAAGCAGGGTGGCTTCAGGCAGTGCTTGTGAAATAGTTTGGAGTCAG TCTACTCTGcagtcaaagagagagaggggaaagacaGGTGGGGGTAAACTTGAGAAAATCCTCCAGGAGCTGACGGAGTCTCACGGGGAAAGATGGACGCAGGAGATGAAGAGGGACCTCCCTCGCAGCTTCCAGAGGCATGGAGACTTAGTCCTGCTGGGAGGTGGCTCTTTCTCCCTGCCACTATGGAAGAAAATGG ATCAACAGCTATGGAGCGCAGTGGCGAAAGGATTGGCAGCAAAGCGTTTGGCAAAGATGAGTCGAATATCCAAGGATGGATTTAGATCTCCTGTGGTGACGATGCTGTTAGGAGAGCACAGCTGGGTCAAACATGTGGACAATGGTATTAG GTATGAGTTTGATGTTACCAAATGTATGTTCTCAGCTGGAAACATAACAGAGAAGCTCCGGGTAGCTGGATTTGACTGCAGAGGGGAGACTGTGGTGGATTTATATGCAG GTATCGGATACTTCACTCTCCCATATCTGGTCCATGCGGGGGCCAGTCATGTTCACGCCTGCGAGTGGAACCCCGATGCTGTTGAAGCTTTACAGAAAAATCTTGAGGCAAATGGAGTGTCTGACCGCTGCACGATTCACCATGGAGACAACCGACAA ctcCAGCTGTGTGACATTGCTGACCGGGTGAATCTGGGTCTCATACCGAGCTCTGAGGACGGCTGGCCTGTTGCCTGTCGCCTGCTGAAGAGAACAACTGGTGGCATTTTGCACATTCACCAGAACGTTACCTCTCCATTAGCGAACACTGCAGCCATTCCATCTATCAATGACGCCACCCAGAGGGTTTCTGGGAAGAAAGCTGACAGAGAGGTGTGGCAGGCCTGGGCTGATGACACAGCAAACCGCATCACTTGTCTTTTAAGGGACATCACTGGTGCattgtggaaaacaaacatccagCACATAGAGCATGTTAAGTCATATGCACCTCGTGTTCACCATGTTGTGCTGGACTTGGACTGTAGACCGTCCTGA